A part of Nitrososphaerota archaeon genomic DNA contains:
- a CDS encoding winged helix-turn-helix domain-containing protein encodes MNASILKNNFIRKNRSSIEIVANILEIAKDGAKKTRIMYLANLSFDQLKKYLNFLMDKNLLEYNSIEKKYKTTNRGKEFLKMFHEFKESEIAYKEKLSILEKLVL; translated from the coding sequence ATGAATGCCTCTATCTTAAAGAATAATTTCATTCGTAAAAATAGAAGCAGTATAGAAATTGTTGCAAATATTTTAGAAATTGCTAAAGATGGTGCTAAAAAAACTAGAATAATGTATTTAGCTAATTTAAGCTTTGATCAACTTAAAAAATATTTGAATTTCTTAATGGATAAAAATCTTTTAGAATATAATTCTATTGAGAAAAAATATAAAACAACAAATAGAGGAAAGGAATTTCTTAAAATGTTTCATGAATTTAAAGAAAGTGAAATTGCATATAAAGAAAAGTTAAGTATTTTAGAAAAACTTGTATTATAA
- a CDS encoding energy-coupling factor transporter transmembrane component T, giving the protein MPKYALYVEKESIIHKIDPRAKILWVVCVFIWSMSFNDPLWTLMIFIIVFSIGLFSKTLKEFKFAYPGMLSLFIMCLILWPLFRRMGSIIIFEFGPLIFYKEAFLYALAVGIRLCAMILAGLIFLATTKVEDLEVGLVKIGLPYSIAFGISGVFRFIPTLLGDGQLILSAQEARGLDLRSGSIFSKLRKAVPIIAPLLVTTFRRTGELAMAMESRGFSISGKRTTIIQINFNKKDYLFTILSIILTVLFILLRIFGYGAIIPQVL; this is encoded by the coding sequence ATGCCTAAATATGCATTATATGTAGAAAAAGAATCTATTATTCATAAAATAGACCCTAGAGCTAAAATTTTATGGGTTGTATGCGTTTTTATATGGTCTATGAGTTTTAATGATCCATTATGGACTTTGATGATTTTTATAATAGTTTTTTCAATAGGTTTATTTTCAAAAACGCTTAAGGAATTTAAATTTGCTTATCCTGGAATGCTTTCCTTATTCATAATGTGTTTAATACTTTGGCCTTTATTTAGGAGAATGGGAAGCATAATAATTTTTGAATTTGGGCCATTAATATTTTATAAAGAAGCTTTTCTTTATGCTTTAGCTGTTGGAATAAGACTTTGTGCAATGATTTTAGCTGGATTAATTTTTTTAGCAACAACTAAAGTTGAAGATTTAGAAGTAGGACTTGTTAAAATTGGTTTACCATATTCTATTGCATTTGGTATTTCGGGAGTATTTAGATTTATACCAACTCTTTTAGGGGATGGACAATTAATCCTTTCAGCACAAGAAGCAAGAGGATTGGATTTAAGGTCAGGATCAATTTTTTCAAAACTTAGAAAGGCAGTGCCTATAATAGCACCTTTATTAGTAACTACTTTTAGAAGGACTGGAGAATTAGCAATGGCTATGGAATCAAGAGGATTTAGCATAAGTGGCAAAAGAACTACAATAATACAAATAAATTTTAATAAAAAAGATTACTTATTTACTATTCTTAGCATAATTTTAACTGTCTTATTTATACTACTTAGGATTTTTGGATATGGAGCAATTATTCCTCAAGTTCTTTAA